A genomic window from Patagioenas fasciata isolate bPatFas1 unplaced genomic scaffold, bPatFas1.hap1 Unplaced_2, whole genome shotgun sequence includes:
- the LOC139826798 gene encoding olfactory receptor 6E1-like, which translates to MFLSQHDELKFNMGPENGTAVTEFVLEGFSGLDQRLQLLLSLFFLLIYLTTVMGNTTITFLVYADHRLQTPMYFFIANLAFLEIWFTSSTSIKLVVILGSGKRTISLSSCFAQSYFYFSLGCTEFVLLVVMSFDRYVAICQPLRYAAIMKPQLCIHLVVAAWVTGFTLLSYRLVILSQLTFCGSNEIHHFFCDNSTLFKLSCSDTSLLWKIDSVFLSFVVLGSLCLTLAFYMCILFCIVHLPAASGRKKAFTTCSSHLTTLAIAYGSCIVLYACPSEYVSLETNSIVALLNTVLYPFLNPFIYGLRNKTVILALNEAIARTTTQIFP; encoded by the coding sequence ATGTTCCTGTCTCAGCATGATGAACTGAAATTCAACATGGGACCAGAAAATGGAACTGCAGTTACTGAGTTTGTCCTAGAGGGTTTCTCAGGGCTTGATCAAAGACTACAGCTCTTactctctctgttctttctgctcATATACCTGACAACAGTGATGGGGAACACTACCATAACTTTCCTCGTATATGCAGATCACCGCCTACAAACCCCCATGTACTTTTTCATTGCCAATCTGGCCTTCCTAGAAATCTGGTTTACATCCTCCACAAGCATAAAATTGGTTGTGATCCTGGGTTCTGGTAAGAGAACAATCTCACTAAGCAGCTGCTTTGCCCAATCCTATTTCTAtttttccctgggctgtacagagtTTGTTCTACTAGTTGTCATGTCCtttgaccgctatgttgccatctgccaaCCTTTGCGTTATGCTGCCATCATGAAGCCTCAGCTCTGCATCCACCTGGTTGTTGCTGCTTGGGTCACAGGCTTCACACTCTTGAGTTACCGCCTGGTCATCCTCTCCCAGCTGACTTTCTGTGGCTCAAATGAGATCCATCACTTTTTCTGTGACAACTCCACCTTATTCAAACTGTCCTGCTCTGACACCAGCTTGCTCTGGAAAATAGACTCTGTTTTCTTATCATTTGTCGTTCTCGGTTCCTTATGTTTAACTCTGGCATTTTACATGTGCATCCTTTTCTGCATTGTACATCTTCCAGCAgcctctgggaggaaaaaagcttttaccACGTGTTCTTCCCATCTCACCACTTTGGCCATTGCATATGGGAGCTGTATTGTTCTCTATGCATGTCCTTCAGAATATGTTTCCTTGGAGACTAACAGCATTGTAGCGTTGCTGAACACTGTTCTGTACCCATTCTTAAATCCATTCATCTATGGTCTCAGAAACAAGACTGTGATACTGGCCCTGAATGAAGCCATTGCCCGTACAACAACACAGATTTTCCCCTAA